The nucleotide sequence CGGTGTGAAATACGAGAAAAGAGCTGACCTTGGTGCAAAAATGCACGAAGGCCAGCTCTTTTTCAATAGAATGTACATTAAGAAATCGCTTTTTCTTTTACACTCAGTGATTGCAGTGCTTGTTGTAAGTCCGCTTTTTCTTCCTCATTTAGAGGAACCATTGGTAAGCGAACACCGCCTACAGGGATCCCGTTTAAATTTAATGCGGCTTTTACAGGTGATGGACTTGGTGCAGCAAATAACGCTTTCACGATGGGGAGAAGGTGGCGATGGGCTAGAGCCGCCTCTCTAAGTTTTCCATTCCTGAAGTTTTCAATCATCCTTTGCATTTCATTTCCGATAACATGAGAAGCAACTGAGATCACTCCTGTACCGCCAATCGATAATACTGGTAAGGTTAACCCATCGTCTCCACTGTACAATGAAAAATCGTCAGGTGTTTGGCTTATGATTTCTGTCATGGCATCTAAATTGCCGCTTGCATCTTTAATGGAGACAATGTTGGGGATCTGTGCCAGGCGAACAACTGTCTCAACAGACATATTGACCACGCTTCGCCCTGGTATATTATAAAGCATGACCGGTAATGACGTGGACTCAGCAATCGCTTTAAAGTGTTGATATAAACCCTCTTGCGACGGCTTGTTGTAGTAAGGGACAACGAGCATAATGCCATCGACTCCTGCTTCCTCTGCAAGCTTCGTCAAATGAATAGAGGCTCTCGTGTTATTGGAGCCGGTACCAGCAATAACAGGAACTCTTCCATTTACAACTTCGACGACAAACTTAAATAACTCAACTTTCTCTTCCGTCGTTAACGTAGGGGATTCTCCGGTTGTGCCCGCTACCACTAAGCCGTCCGTGCCATTGTTAATTAAATAATTAATTAAGTTTTCTGTAGCATGAAAATCAATCTCACCATTTTGTTCAAATGGGGTTACCATAGCAGTTAAAATTTGTCCGAAATTCATTGCTTCTCCACATCCTTTATTATTTTTATACAATAGAGGGAGAAGGGCGGTTGGTAGTTAACGCAAAAAAGCAGCAACGAGGCTTCGCTGCTGCAGTAGAAACAATTAGGTGAAAAATTATTTCTGTGCGTAAGATAGCCCTCCATATAGTTTCCTATATGACAATTCTGTATTTATTCAATAACAGAACCAGCTTCAAGAAAAATGAGATTCTTTCGGCTTCGGCAAATTCCCCTTTTCGCAATCGTCATTGGACCTCATTATCCTCATATTGCGTACTCATGGTCTTTGCGC is from Bacillus sp. PK3_68 and encodes:
- the dapA gene encoding 4-hydroxy-tetrahydrodipicolinate synthase; its protein translation is MNFGQILTAMVTPFEQNGEIDFHATENLINYLINNGTDGLVVAGTTGESPTLTTEEKVELFKFVVEVVNGRVPVIAGTGSNNTRASIHLTKLAEEAGVDGIMLVVPYYNKPSQEGLYQHFKAIAESTSLPVMLYNIPGRSVVNMSVETVVRLAQIPNIVSIKDASGNLDAMTEIISQTPDDFSLYSGDDGLTLPVLSIGGTGVISVASHVIGNEMQRMIENFRNGKLREAALAHRHLLPIVKALFAAPSPSPVKAALNLNGIPVGGVRLPMVPLNEEEKADLQQALQSLSVKEKAIS